DNA from Gemmatimonadaceae bacterium:
ATCATCCCTGGCGACTCCGCGCCGCGATGGAGATAGCAGAAGCACTGGCAAGACGGACACAAACTGAACCCTCACCAGGGTGACATTTCTATCCGTGTAAGAACGGGGACATTTCTATCCGTGCTGGACATTGGCTTGACATCAAGCTTGTATCTGCCCCCGCAACCCGTCAACTTTCAAAGCTATGCCAGAAGAAGCGCTCATCGTCCGCGGAGCGCGGGAGCACAATCTCCGCAACATCGACGTTACAATTCCGCGTGACCGGCTGACGGTCATCACCGGCCTCTCCGGCTCGGGCAAGTCGTCCCTCGCGTTCGACACTATCTACGCCGAGGGCCAGCGCCGCTACGTCGAGTCTCTCTCGGCTTACGCCCGCCAGTTCCTCGGCTTGATGGAAAAGCCCGACGTGGATTCGATCGAGGGCCTCTCGCCTGCCATCTCCATCGAGCAGAAAAGCGCCGGACACAATCCGCGCTCCACGGTCGGAACCGTCACGGAGATCTACGATTACCTGCGGCTTCTCTACGCGCGCGCCGGAACGCCCCATTGTCCCAACTGCGGACGCCCCGTCGAGCGCCAGAGCGCCGGCCAGATCGCCGGCTCGATTCTCACCTGGCCCGAAGACACCAGGATCGAGATTCTCTCGCCCCTCGTTCGCGGAAGAAAAGGGGAATTCAAGGAGCTCTTCGAGGCGGCGCGCAAGCAGGGATTCGTCCGCGCATATGTTGACGGCGATCTCGTCGAGATCGCGAATCCGCCGCGACTCAATCGCAAGCTCAATCACAGCATCTCCGTCGTAGTGGACCGGCTCGCGGTGCGCGCCGAGGATCGCGGCCGCCTTGCCGACTCCGTCGAGACCGCGCTCAAGCTCTCCGACGGGCTCATCGAGGTCACACGCCAGGACGATCACAGCACGCATCTCTTCTCGGAGAAATACGGCTGTCCCGTCTGCGGCATCTCGCTTCCCGAGCTCGAGCCGCGACACTTCTCGTTCAACTCGCCGTTCGGCGCCTGCCCCGATTGCGGCGGCCTCGGCGTCCGGCGCGAGGTGAGCGAGCAGGTCATACTCGGCGACTCGAGCATCTCGATTCTGGAAGGCGTGATTCTCCCGTGGGGTGAGCCCGACGGTTATCTCAGGAAAGTCATTCTGCCGGGGCTGGCGAAGCAGTTCCAGTTCTCGCTCAACGCGCCGTGGGGTGAGCTTACGCAGCACGCGCGCGATGTCATGCTGTACGGGTCGAGCGGGCGGCGCGGCGGAAAACCCACGGACGCCGCCGGAAAATGGGAAGGCGTCATCGCCAACGTCCAGCGCAGATACAACGAGACTGAATCGGATGCGGTGCGCGTTCAGCTCGACGAATTCATGCAGGCGCGTCCCTGCACGACCTGCAACGGGCGCCGCCTCAAGCCGGAATCACTCGCCGTCACGATCGCCGACAAGAACGTCGGCGAAGTCACGGAGATGCCGATTACCGGCGCGCTCCGGTTCTTCGAGTCGATCCCGCTCCGTGAGAATGGCAGCCCCGGCCTCGATGCCGACATCGCCGGCCCCGTCCTCAAGGAGATTCGCGAGCGACTCCGGTTCCTCGACGACGTCGGCCTCGACTACCTGACGCTCGGCCGCGCCGCCGAATCGCTCTCCGGCGGCGAAGCGCAGCGGATTCGGCTCGCCACGCAGATCGGCTCGCGCCTCGTCGGTGTGCTCTACATTCTCGATGAGCCGTCCATCGGGCTTCACCAGCGAGACAATGCCCGGCTCCTCGCAACGCTTCGCCAGCTCCGCGATCTCGGCAACACCGTCATCGTCGTCGAGCACGACGAGGAGACGATGCGCGAGGCCGACCATCTCATAGATCTTGGCCCCGGCGCCGGAAAGCACGGCGGAATGGTGATCGCCGAAGGAACGGTCGATGAAGTGATGCAGCATCCCACGTCAATCACCGCGAAATATCTTCGCGGCGAAATCACCGTCGAGGTTCCCGCGGAGCGACGACCCGCGGATCCGGCGCGCGTCGTGCGCATTGAAGGCGCGCGCGAGCACAATCTTCGCAACGTGGACGTGGAGATTCCCCTCGGTCTCTTTGTCGCCGTCACCGGCGTGTCCGGCTCAGGCAAGTCCACGCTGATCGAGGACATCCTTCACAACGCCCTTGCGCGGCATTTCTACCGCGCGCGCGTCGTGCCCGGAGCGCACGATCGCATCACCGGCCTTCATCACATCGACAAGGTCATTGACATTGACCAGAGTCCGATCGGTCGCACCCCCCGGTCCAATCCCGCGACGTACACTGGCCTTTTCACTCCCATCCGCGAGCTGTTCGCCGAGCTGCCCGAGGCGAAGATCCGCGGCTATGGTCCGGGCCGATTCTCGTTCAACGTGAAGGGCGGTCGCTGCGAAGCGTGCGAAGGCGACGGACTGGTGAAGATCGAGATGCACTTCCTCCCGGACGTCTACGTTCCATGCGACGTGTGCAAGGGAAAGCGGTACAATCGCGAGACGCTCGAGGTGCGGTTCAGGGGATTGAGCATCGCCGACGTGCTCGATCTCACCGTCGAGGACGCGCTCGCGTTCTTCGAGAACCAGCCGCGCATCTACCAGAAGCTGCACACGCTGAACGACGTAGGGCTCGGCTACATCCACCTCGGCCAGAGCGCCACGACACTGTCTGGCGGTGAAGCTCAGCGGGTGAAGCTTGCCACGGAGCTATCGAAACGCGACACCGGCCGTACCTTCTACATTCTCGACGAGCCCACGACAGGTCTGCATTTTGAGGACGTTCGAATGCTGCTCGACGTGCTGCACCGGCTGGTGGAGCGCGGAAACACTGTCCTCGTCATAGAGCACAATCTCGACGTGATCAAGACCGCCGACTGGATCATAGATCTCGGCCCCGACGGCGGCCTCCGCGGCGGCGGAATCGTCGCGACCGGAACTCCCGAGGACGTTGCGGCGGTAAAGGAATCGTACACCGGTCAGTTCCTGGGTCCCCTTCTGAGTCGGCAGCTGCGCCGTAAGGCCGGCTGACGCCGGGAGTACTTCTATATATGGTATCGCTGCTCGACATCATCGGCCCGGTCATGGTGGGCCCCTCATCCAGCCACACGGCAGGTGCGTGCCGCCTGGGACTCCTCGGCCGCGGGCTCGTGAGCGGGACCCCTCAGTCGGCCCTGCTGGAGCTCCACGGTTCATTCGCCCGGACGGGTGAGGGCCACGGCACAGACAAGGCGCTGGTCGCCGGGCTCCTCGGCTTCAGGCCCGATGACGAACGCATCCGCACGGCACTGGAGATCGCCGAGAAGGACGGCCTCGACTACCGTTTCGAGAAGACCACACTTTCAGAGTCGGTGCATCCAAACACCGTCCGAATGACCCTCGAGCGGGGCGACATCAAAGCCACGCTGGTGGGCTCGTCTCTCGGCGCCGGACGCGTGTTCGTCACCGAGATAGATGGTTATCCGGTCGAAGTGACTGGAAACTTCCACACCATCGCTCTCGTAGCTGAAGACAGGAAGGGTTCCATCGCACGAATCACCGGCATTCTCGCCGAGCACGACATCAACATCGCGACGCTGCGCCTCACGCGGAAACAGAAGGGAGGAGATGCGTTCATGGTGATCGAGTGCGACGAGTCGCCGGGCGACGGCGTGCGGGACGAGCTCCGGGCGCTCAACTGGGTGCGCTGGGCTCGCCGGCTCGACAAGGTGAGCGGGGCCTAAGTGTATCGCTCGCTTGCGGATGCCATCAGGGACGCCGAAGCACAAGGCCGGTCGCTCGCGCAGATCGCGCTGGCGCGGGAGTCCGAGGATCAAGGTCGTAGTATTGAAGACATACGGGGGTCGCTCAGGCGCGCCCTCGAGGTGATGCGGGGCGCCATCGGCGAAGGGATGACCGGCGATCTTCACTCGGCGTCGGGACTGGTTGGCGGGGATGCGGCGAAGCTGCACAATAACGCAGCGGGGCCGCTGAAGGACACGCCGTTCCGGGACATCCTGGCGCGCGCGCTGGCGGTGCAGGAAGTGAATGCCGCGATGGGTGTGATCGTTGCCGCGCCAACCGCGGGCGGTGCAGGGACACTTCCCGCAGTGTTGACGGGGCTGGCGAAGGCGCAGTCGATTCCGGAAGAGCAGCTACTGGACGCGTTGGCGACGGCGGGCCTCATCGGTGCGGTAATCGCCGAGCGGGCGTCGCTGTCGGGTGCTGAAGGAGGATGCCAGGCGGAAACCGGGGCGGGGGCGGCGATGGCCGCCGGGGCCGCGACGGAAATGCTCGGCGGAACCCCGAGCCAGGTGGGCTATGCGGTAGCGCTGACGATGCAGGGAATGCTGGGGCTGGTGTGTGATCCGCTCGGCGGGCTGGTGGAGCTGCCCTGTGTATTCAGGAATGCGACCGGCTCGGCGATCGCCCTCGCGGGGATCGAGATGGCGTTGGCCGGAATCACCTTCGCCATTCCAGCCGACGAGGTGATAGACGTGATGGGTGAGATTGGCAGGGAGATGGACGTTCGCTATCGTGAGACCGCGGGCGGCGGGCTGGCCGCGACGCCCACCGGACGCAGGCTGGCGAAGGAACGGCTGTACCAGATTCGCAGGTCCTGAGCACCCTTTTTACTGGTAGTCGTTCGTCTTATTCGGTATCTTGGCGAACGCTGGTTCATATGAGGCAATGACCCGACATGAGCATTTTCGATCGCCTGGCCCGTCTTTTCAGATCCAACGTCAACGACATGATCTCCTCGGCGGAACAGCCCGAGAAGATGCTGAATCAGATCATCATCGACATGCGCTCGCAGCTGGTGAAAGCGAAGCAGCAGGTCGCTGCCGCGATCGCAGACGAAAAACGTCTGCAGGATCAGACGGCGCAGGAGCTGCGCGAGGCGGAAGAGTGGGAGCATCGCGCTATGCTCGCGGTGAAGGAAGGTCGTGATGATCTCGCCAAGCAGGCGCTGATGCGCCGCGGCGAGCACGTCTCCCGCGGCTCGCAGATGCAGCTCACGTGGGAAGCGCACAAGCAGGAAACCGACCGCCTCAAGGAGTCGCTGCGCGGCCTCAACGACAACATCGAAGAAGCTTCGCGCAAGAAGAATCTCCTCCTCGCCAAGCAGCGCCGCGCCGAAGCGCAGAAGCGTATCTCCGAGACGATGTCCTCCATCTCCGAGAAGTCGGCGTTCGAAGCGTTCGCGCGGATGGAAGCGAAGATTGATCAGAACGAGCGACAGATCCGCGCCCACGTCGAGATCAACGAGGAGTTCTCCGGCGATCGTCTCGCCAGCGACTTCAAGCGACTCGAGGCGACGGCTGGCACGGCCACCGCCGATGCGCAGCTTATCGCGCTCAAGCAAGAAATGGGTCTCCTTGCCGCACCCTCGCCTGACGCCAATAAGCAGCTGAACGCCGGACAGACGCAGGCTGACGAGATTCCCGATGCGGAAGAGATCCACGACGAGAACGCGACCACTTGACTGACGCGTTAGGGGGCCAGCACTTCAAGCTGGCCCCGGCCCTTGCGACGGTAGTCCTCACCGTCCTCGCGCTGTGGATGGTTGGCACCACGGCCAGTGTGTTTCTGCTCCTTTTCGTGTCCATCATCCTCTCGCTTTACATCGGGGCCGTTCGCGACCTTCTGGTAAAGCGCGGCCGGGTGCCCGATCGGATTGCGTTTTTCATAGCGGTAGTCGGCACGATCGTCGCCATCGTCAGCCTGTTCACGCTGCTGGTTCCGCCGGTGTTGGAACAGACGCGCGCGCTCCTCACCGTCCTCCCGGACATGATTACCAAGTGGGAGAGCGGGCTCGATAGATTCGCGGGACGCTTCCCGGCCCTGCGCGAGATGTGGAAGCCGGGTGAGCACAAGGTCCTTCAAACGGTCTACGACCAGCTGGCCTCCAACGCCGGCGACGTCGTCCCGAAGGTCTTCTCGGCCGTCCGCGTGCTGATCGAGATCTTTGCCGTCATGGTGATGAGCATCTATCTCGCGCTTCAGCCTGGCGTGTACCGCGAGTGGCTCATCGCGCTTTGTCCGCCGGTGCACCGCGATCTCATTCGCGACGTTCTTCGCGATCTCGCCGACGCGCTCCGGTCATACATCGTCGCCCAGCTGCTGGCGATGACGGTGCTTGCTGCGTTCACGGCGCTGGGACTTTACCTTCTGAATGTCCCTTACTGGCTGACGTTCGGGATCTTCACTGGCATGGTGGCGATCGTGCCGTTCTTTGGCACGCTGCTTTCCACGATTCTGCCGGCGCTTGTCGTGCTCGGCGCTCCGGGCGGCGGGACGCATGCGCTCCTCGTGATTCTGCTCGGTGTGCTCGTGCACCTTTTCGAGGGCAACGTCGTCGCCCCGCTCGTGATGTCGCACAAGATCGAGTTGCCCCCGGTGCTGACGATCATGGCAGTGTTGGTGATCGGCAAGCTGCTCGGCCCGCTTGGGCTTGTAATCGCAGTGCCGGCACTCGTCTCGATCATGGTGATCATCCGGCGGATCCTCATCAACCGCATTTACGAAGGGAAGGGCTTCAGGAAGAGCACTCGCGACCGGTCGTTCGTGCTCAGGGTGCCTGCGCCCGACGGGGGAGTTCTGCTGCCGAGCGAGCCGCTGGCCGACGTGCTCCACTTCCGCCAGAACATCGAGTTGCTGGTTCCGCCGGTCGTCGTGCGGACCGCCTGACGATTCTCGCGCCAGCGAACGGCGACGCCGCTCCATTTCGATGGGCGGCGTTTTCTTTTGGTGACCTTGAATTCGGGAGCGTTGATAATGTGAGCCATGTCGGCGATCCCGGCGTTCACCGCCATACCACGTGCAGCGCCAGTTCTATCAATGCGCGGAGTGCGCAAATCCTTCGCGAAAGGGCTGGCAAGATCGGTGCACCGGACCCTCGCGTTGAGTGACGTGGATCTCGACCTTTGGCCGGGAGAGATCGTCGCCCTCGCGGGGCCCGAGTGCGCGGGAAAGACCACGCTTCTGCAGTGCGCGGCCGGTCTGCTTAGACGCGACGGTGGTGACATGACCTGGTTCGGCGAGGCATTCGCCGGCGGCGGATGCGTGCCGGGCGTCGCCTGTGTCCCCGCAGTGCCGGTCTTCTATCCGTTCCTTACCGTGCGTGACGTTCTCGAGTACAGAGCGGGGAGGGAAGCGATTCCCCGCGATCGGCGGGCCGTAGCGATTGACACCGCGCTCGAGCAGCTCGCGCTCTCGGCGATTTCCGGGAACCGCATCGCGCAGCTGTCGCGCGACGATATCAAGAGGCTCGCCGTCGCCGAGGCGCTGGTGTGCGAGCCAGCCGCGATTCTGATGGATACTGCTACGTCCGATATGTGCGCTGCGGTGTCGGCGACGACATGCGCGGCGCTGGAGCTGTACGCGGCAAGCGGAATGGCGGTGATGATCGCCGTGCGCGATCCGGGCGATGTTGCGGTGGCAGCCAGTCGCATCGTCATGCTCGGTGACGGTCACATACGGAGGTCGTTCTCGCTCGACTCCTCCGGAAGATCGGCGTTTCCGCTGCTGCCGTCCGCTTCGCGTTTCGTCGCCGAGACGATTCACTGACATACGGCCCCGGGGCAATGCAAAGCCCTCACCAGACAGGTTGACCCACTACGCGCGTTGACCCTCCAGACCGTGGAGTCTAGCTTGCACGCCATGGCCGAATTCCGTCTCTACAACACGCTGACCCGCAGCATCGAGATTCTCGCGCCTGAAGATGGCTCGACGGTGCGGATGTACACCTGCGGTCCGACGGTCTACAATCCCGCGCACCTCGGGAATTTCCGCACATTTCTGTTCGAGGATCTGCTGAGGCGCTCGATCAGGCTCTACGGGTGGAACGTCTACCAGGTCATGAACCTCACCGACGTTGACGACAAGATCATCAAGCGCGCCGACGAGCGCGGACTGACCATCGGGGAAGTGACTGAGCCGGTGATCGGCACGTTTCACTCTGACCGCCGCTTTCTTTGTGTCGAGGACGCGGAAGAGTATCCACGCGCGACTGAGCACATTCCCGAGATGATCGCTCTCGTCGCCAAATTGGTGGAGAAGGGCCTCGCGTATCAGGCGGACGACGGCTCCGTGTACTATGCGATCGACCGGTTTCCCGGCTACGGCCGACTGTCGCGTCTCGACACGCGCGAGATCAGGAGCGGCGCGCGGGTCGCGCAGGATGACTACACCAAGGAGAACGCGCAGGACTTCGCGCTGTGGAAGGCGGCGAAGGAGGAAGACGAAACCGCCGCCGCAGCGTGGGATTCGCCATGGGGAAGGGGACGCCCGGGCTGGCACCTCGAATGCTCGGCGATGGCGATGCGCTACCTCGGCGTCACGATGGACATCCACTGCGGCGGGGTGGACCTGGTCTTTCCACATCACGAGGATGAGATCGCGCAGTCCGAAGGCGCGACGGGCGAGCCGTTCTCGCGCTTCTGGTGCCATGGAGAATTTCTTCTCACCGACGGCAGCAAGATGGCGAAGCGAGTCGGAAACGTCGCGACTGTCTCCGACCTTCGTGAGCAGGGAGTTTCCGCTGCGGCATTCCGCGCGTTTGTCTTCTCGACGCACTATCGGAAGCAGCTGAATCTCTCCGCCGAGGCGCTCGAGGCGGCGATGGAGGGCGTACGGCGCGTTGGCGATTTCGCCGACCGGCTGGGTTCGGCGAAGGGCGGAACTCCGCAGCTCGCGGACGTTGCGAGGGACGCCGAGCTGGAGGTGAGCGAGGCGCTGTTCGATGACCTGAACGCACCGCTGGCGATGGGTGCGCTCTTCACTTTCATCCGGAAGGCGAACGCCGAGCTCGACCGTGGCGGAAGCGATGCCGGGGGGTTGGAAGCGGCACGCGCCGCGTTCGCGCGGATCAACGGCGTGCTGGATATCGTTCCGGATCTGGAGAAACGGGACGATGCTGCGGAGATCGAGGGGCTTCTGACGGAGCGGCGGGGAGCGCGGGAGCGGCGTGATTTTGCGAAGTCCGACGCCATCCGGAAGTCGCTCGAGGAGCGCGGAATCGCGATCGAGGACGGTCCTTCCGGCACTCGGTGGAAGCGGGTTCGGTAGGAGCGAAAACGCTTTCAGGAAGCGCACTTCGGCGCACTTCGGTGCCGTTGACACCCCCCTGTAAATGGGCTATTCTAACAGGCTTGCGTAGAATCGCTGTTTGCTGACGTAGCTCAATTGGCGGAGCAGCTGATTTGTAATCAGCAGGTTGCGAGTTCGATTCTCGCCGTCAGCTCTGCCAGATGAATTGGGTGTGCGTCTTGCTCCGGGTTTCGGACGGCTGGTCTTACGGAATTTGGGTGGGGTACCCAAGTGGCCAACGGGAGCAGACTGTAAATCTGCCGGCTTACGCCTTCGAAGGTTCGAATCCTTCCCCCACC
Protein-coding regions in this window:
- the sdaAB gene encoding L-serine ammonia-lyase, iron-sulfur-dependent subunit beta, translated to MVSLLDIIGPVMVGPSSSHTAGACRLGLLGRGLVSGTPQSALLELHGSFARTGEGHGTDKALVAGLLGFRPDDERIRTALEIAEKDGLDYRFEKTTLSESVHPNTVRMTLERGDIKATLVGSSLGAGRVFVTEIDGYPVEVTGNFHTIALVAEDRKGSIARITGILAEHDINIATLRLTRKQKGGDAFMVIECDESPGDGVRDELRALNWVRWARRLDKVSGA
- a CDS encoding PspA/IM30 family protein, which encodes MSIFDRLARLFRSNVNDMISSAEQPEKMLNQIIIDMRSQLVKAKQQVAAAIADEKRLQDQTAQELREAEEWEHRAMLAVKEGRDDLAKQALMRRGEHVSRGSQMQLTWEAHKQETDRLKESLRGLNDNIEEASRKKNLLLAKQRRAEAQKRISETMSSISEKSAFEAFARMEAKIDQNERQIRAHVEINEEFSGDRLASDFKRLEATAGTATADAQLIALKQEMGLLAAPSPDANKQLNAGQTQADEIPDAEEIHDENATT
- the sdaAA gene encoding L-serine ammonia-lyase, iron-sulfur-dependent, subunit alpha, with the protein product MYRSLADAIRDAEAQGRSLAQIALARESEDQGRSIEDIRGSLRRALEVMRGAIGEGMTGDLHSASGLVGGDAAKLHNNAAGPLKDTPFRDILARALAVQEVNAAMGVIVAAPTAGGAGTLPAVLTGLAKAQSIPEEQLLDALATAGLIGAVIAERASLSGAEGGCQAETGAGAAMAAGAATEMLGGTPSQVGYAVALTMQGMLGLVCDPLGGLVELPCVFRNATGSAIALAGIEMALAGITFAIPADEVIDVMGEIGREMDVRYRETAGGGLAATPTGRRLAKERLYQIRRS
- a CDS encoding ATP-binding cassette domain-containing protein; protein product: MSAIPAFTAIPRAAPVLSMRGVRKSFAKGLARSVHRTLALSDVDLDLWPGEIVALAGPECAGKTTLLQCAAGLLRRDGGDMTWFGEAFAGGGCVPGVACVPAVPVFYPFLTVRDVLEYRAGREAIPRDRRAVAIDTALEQLALSAISGNRIAQLSRDDIKRLAVAEALVCEPAAILMDTATSDMCAAVSATTCAALELYAASGMAVMIAVRDPGDVAVAASRIVMLGDGHIRRSFSLDSSGRSAFPLLPSASRFVAETIH
- the uvrA gene encoding excinuclease ABC subunit UvrA, with the translated sequence MPEEALIVRGAREHNLRNIDVTIPRDRLTVITGLSGSGKSSLAFDTIYAEGQRRYVESLSAYARQFLGLMEKPDVDSIEGLSPAISIEQKSAGHNPRSTVGTVTEIYDYLRLLYARAGTPHCPNCGRPVERQSAGQIAGSILTWPEDTRIEILSPLVRGRKGEFKELFEAARKQGFVRAYVDGDLVEIANPPRLNRKLNHSISVVVDRLAVRAEDRGRLADSVETALKLSDGLIEVTRQDDHSTHLFSEKYGCPVCGISLPELEPRHFSFNSPFGACPDCGGLGVRREVSEQVILGDSSISILEGVILPWGEPDGYLRKVILPGLAKQFQFSLNAPWGELTQHARDVMLYGSSGRRGGKPTDAAGKWEGVIANVQRRYNETESDAVRVQLDEFMQARPCTTCNGRRLKPESLAVTIADKNVGEVTEMPITGALRFFESIPLRENGSPGLDADIAGPVLKEIRERLRFLDDVGLDYLTLGRAAESLSGGEAQRIRLATQIGSRLVGVLYILDEPSIGLHQRDNARLLATLRQLRDLGNTVIVVEHDEETMREADHLIDLGPGAGKHGGMVIAEGTVDEVMQHPTSITAKYLRGEITVEVPAERRPADPARVVRIEGAREHNLRNVDVEIPLGLFVAVTGVSGSGKSTLIEDILHNALARHFYRARVVPGAHDRITGLHHIDKVIDIDQSPIGRTPRSNPATYTGLFTPIRELFAELPEAKIRGYGPGRFSFNVKGGRCEACEGDGLVKIEMHFLPDVYVPCDVCKGKRYNRETLEVRFRGLSIADVLDLTVEDALAFFENQPRIYQKLHTLNDVGLGYIHLGQSATTLSGGEAQRVKLATELSKRDTGRTFYILDEPTTGLHFEDVRMLLDVLHRLVERGNTVLVIEHNLDVIKTADWIIDLGPDGGLRGGGIVATGTPEDVAAVKESYTGQFLGPLLSRQLRRKAG
- a CDS encoding AI-2E family transporter, whose protein sequence is MTDALGGQHFKLAPALATVVLTVLALWMVGTTASVFLLLFVSIILSLYIGAVRDLLVKRGRVPDRIAFFIAVVGTIVAIVSLFTLLVPPVLEQTRALLTVLPDMITKWESGLDRFAGRFPALREMWKPGEHKVLQTVYDQLASNAGDVVPKVFSAVRVLIEIFAVMVMSIYLALQPGVYREWLIALCPPVHRDLIRDVLRDLADALRSYIVAQLLAMTVLAAFTALGLYLLNVPYWLTFGIFTGMVAIVPFFGTLLSTILPALVVLGAPGGGTHALLVILLGVLVHLFEGNVVAPLVMSHKIELPPVLTIMAVLVIGKLLGPLGLVIAVPALVSIMVIIRRILINRIYEGKGFRKSTRDRSFVLRVPAPDGGVLLPSEPLADVLHFRQNIELLVPPVVVRTA
- the cysS gene encoding cysteine--tRNA ligase gives rise to the protein MAEFRLYNTLTRSIEILAPEDGSTVRMYTCGPTVYNPAHLGNFRTFLFEDLLRRSIRLYGWNVYQVMNLTDVDDKIIKRADERGLTIGEVTEPVIGTFHSDRRFLCVEDAEEYPRATEHIPEMIALVAKLVEKGLAYQADDGSVYYAIDRFPGYGRLSRLDTREIRSGARVAQDDYTKENAQDFALWKAAKEEDETAAAAWDSPWGRGRPGWHLECSAMAMRYLGVTMDIHCGGVDLVFPHHEDEIAQSEGATGEPFSRFWCHGEFLLTDGSKMAKRVGNVATVSDLREQGVSAAAFRAFVFSTHYRKQLNLSAEALEAAMEGVRRVGDFADRLGSAKGGTPQLADVARDAELEVSEALFDDLNAPLAMGALFTFIRKANAELDRGGSDAGGLEAARAAFARINGVLDIVPDLEKRDDAAEIEGLLTERRGARERRDFAKSDAIRKSLEERGIAIEDGPSGTRWKRVR